gccctaagctactgaaggtaatggggccctttatatggccagctgtcctttgtcaacaacaaattgtagctggtttttgtgtgtgttgaatatatgctatatggtaatttatggacctaataggtatctaaagccatttgcacataacaaataggagcctacacaacacaaaacactgctgctgtatgtaggttttattttgttttttatcttatattttggaaatgtacatccaggtgtttttttcctttaatttttttgggggggcccaagagagtggaaccctaagctacagcttgtttatcttatacgtaaatccggcactgcctgtGAGGGGAAActatagttctcaggattctttgatcatggaattatagaattgtagagttggaagggactcgggGGGCCATTgggtccaacccccctgcaatggaggaatctcagctaaagcatccatgacagacggccattcAACCTTTGTTTataagcctccaaggaaggagagtccaccacctccgaagggagaccattccactgtcgaactgctcttgctgtcagaaagttcttcctggtgtttagttagaatctccttccttgcaacttgaagccattggttctccagagctggagaaaacaagcttgttccctcttccatgtgacagcccttgaggtatttgaagatggccatcatatccgTCTTCTCGATGGAAGTGCTTTAATTGTGTGTGGGATTTGCTTTGAGTTTATGGCGTGGAATTTTTTCCTATTCCTGCATGAAGGAAGCCAACCATTCACCTGCCACACATCCGATCTTATAAAAAGCTGTCACCTGGACCACTTTAATAAAAGGTTTTTCTGCTGCTAGGAACAAACCAATCAGTGCTCTCTTTGTCACTGTCTGAGAACCAGCCTCTTCCAAAACCAGAATCAGTGTGGGAAAACTCGAGGATCAcagctcagtagcacagcatgCAGGTTGCACGTAAAAGGTACCAGGCTTGTATTTTCTGGCATCCTCTTCGATTAAAGGCTCTCGTGTGAAGCAGGCCTGGGATATTTTCAGAATGGGTGCTAAAAATAATGTTGACCGTTTTCTGAGCTGCCCGTGTGAGCTGTAGCTCAGCACTCcggtccttggttcaatccctgacatctctagaTAAAGGATTTCAAATTGCAGGAGAACCTTGGAGAATCAATAGCCAACTGGAGTAAGCCAGAGTTTTATATTGGAAGGCGCACCaagtgcatgtgcagaaatgtggaatataaatgccGTTAGTGAGGAAACAGATGCATACATAACCGTGCATGAATGTGCTCTAGCAGCCACCCTGATTTAAACCTGGGGCATTTTAACATACAAGCTCAATGAGGTATTCCTAAGTCTCTTAAGAGATGGGTAAGACAACAACTGTTTGATTATGGATTATACTGGTTAGACTAGAGCTccgtgctgataatgccaatatttcaggttcaatccctgtataggacagctgcatattcctgcattgcagggtattggactagatgatccttggggttccttccaactctgcaattctgtgataaTATTGATTATATTATCCACAGTTTCCTAATACCTTTTTTTTCAGTATTCATGTTTATCTGCATTTAAagggggagtaaaaaaaaaactatacgGAGGGCATATTTACAGCACTGTTCCTTTGTGTGCATATGGCTGAACTGTTGTGGCTTTCCTTATTAATTTcaggagttcatagaatcatagaattgtagagttggatgggacagACCACGAGGGTTgtaatcttgtccaaccccctgcactgcagaaatcttttgcccaatagggcttgaacccataaccctgagatgaagagtttcATGAtctactgagctatcccagctattGTTCTGTGAAATCTTGATTCTGAGAATCTTGATTCTGAGAATCTTTTGGTAGAGATCCCTGAGCTTTTTCACTAAGGGCACTTTGCAGAATTCCATGGTTGGGAAGTATGAGCTGTAGTGAATGTTAGACCTActccaagtagacccattgacattaatgggcTCTACTaacttaatttcaatgggtctgctttgagtagaaCCCAGATGGACACAACCCAGTGGCCCATTGTGTGCAGTGAATTTTTTCATAgtggaacagttagggccagaggtgccaggTTGCAAgcgcaattggggggggggggctatattggGAACTACAGCTCACCTTAGCCAAGGCCTTAGGGAGTAAGTACCTAAACCTATTTACTAACAGCTGCTCTTTATTGAGTTATTTAGAGTTATTTACATACCCTATTTGAAGAGGCAGCATTATAATCTTTGTAAGCCTTTTGATTTAGCTTTGAGCATTAAATCAAATGAATTGTAATTCTAGAGTGGTTTGTAGCTTAACTGTTGCAATGTGCGGTAAGTTGTCAagagatatgagagagagagagagagagagagagagagagagagagagagagagagagagagagagagagagagagagagagaattaacagCTAATTCACTGCTTATATATAAatgtgctagttacaggtaggtagctgtgttggtctgacatagtcgaaacaaaataaaaaaattccttccagtagcaccttagagaccaactcagtttgtcattggtacgagctttcgtgtgcatgcacacttcttcagataccacttagCACAGATAAATATGCTAAGTTTCTAAGGTGCTCTCTTCCCATATCCTTTCCTTGGAAATGCCTGAAATGGAGCCTGGTACCTTATGCCGGGCATAGGCTCTCCCACTGAACCTCCCAGATTGGCCTGCCAATCCTCTGCCTCTTCTTGCTTCCTTGCCACTGCCTCACACTTTCCTCTGCCTCTCTCAAGAGCAGCCAGCACTTCTCTCCCAAGCCCCGTGTTTCTTTGCGACAGTGATGCTCCTCAGGCACACACTCATGTGTCGCTGCGCAGCATTCTCAGTTGCCACTGTGAGCCGCAGGTGCACTGGGGAGAGGATAACTCTGGGGTGGAAGGGCAGAGGGCAGTCTGCTCAATGCACTTTCTTTGACTGATCACACTTGTCTGAATGGAAGCTGCTGTCATAGTATAATATTATTTGCAGAAAGGGGGTCACCCAAAATAATGAAAGGACTCGAGCAAGTCCCCTGTGAGCAAAGCTTACAACGTTTGGGCCTCTTTAACTTACAGGGGAAAGGCAGCTAAAGAGAGACCTGCTAGGggcatataaaattatgcatagtgtAGAGAAAGTGAATCGAGAGACGTTTTTCTTCCTCTCACATATTAGAACTAATGAAGCTGAAGGGTTGTAGAGTCAGGACAGGGAAAAGgagttcttcacacagcgcagagtTGTAGTCACTGTAGTTATTaaaagaatttatataccacctttcatttcaagaagaaataCCAAGGTGAGTCACAAGCAGctaaaaacaatggcaaaataacaagaataaaaCCAGTTATGAAAATACAGTTGCCTTTGATTAAGATACATAGAACTACattaaaacatctctctctctctctctctctctctctctctctctctctctctctctctctctctctctctctctcacacacacacacacacacacacacatattaaacTATGAAACTTGCCAGCACCAGTTGTGGTAATGGAcatcaacttggatggttttttaAGGTGgttaagataaattcatggaggataaggctgtcattACCTACCCATCTCAATGAAGGCCTCTCATGTCAGGTATCAAAGGCAGTGAATGGAGTCCATGAGTGTGATAGGACTACTGCATTCAGGCTTCCCAGGTCCTCTGGTTTCCCATGATAGGAAAAGGAATATTGAACTAGACATTCTTcttacctaaataaataaacctttaaaATCCCAAATCAGTTAGGAGTCCCAGTGACCCACATGGATAGGGGGGGAAACAGCAACCCATTATTTTAATGAGcttgtacacatacacacacaaaaccgcTTAGGATTGATTGATGTAGATTCATAGCAAAGGGTTGCAACTGTGCTAACGAGCAATGCATCTCAAATTGTCCGGTACTGATTATTCCTCCTCAATTTGGTTCAGTGGAAAAAAATCAGCCCAGATCTACCAGTACTGAATTCTCTCCACCATTTTCTTCTTACAGTTAACTTTTTGACCCAAAATGGGAGAGCCTGACCACCTCTTGCCTTTTAATGAATATGGAGAGTACCACAACTTGACTGAGCTTGCCCACCTGCTCAACTACACCTTCAACTACTGCAACTTGGGGCTGGATGAGAGCGTGAAGCGGGTGTTCCTCTTTGTCCTCTACCTCGTCATCTTTGTGgtggggctggtggagaaccTTCTAGTGATCTGGGTCAATTGGCAGACCCGAAGCCACAAGAACCTGATCAACCTCTACATCTTCAACATGGCCATTGCAGACTTGGGAGTCATCCTCTCCTTACCGGTCTGGATGCTGGAAGTCATGCTTGACTATACCTGGCTCTGGGGGAGCTTCCTCTGCCACTTCACCCACTACTTTTACTTTGCCAACATGTTCAGCAGCATCTTCTTTCTCACCTGCCTGAGCGTTGACCGTTATGTGTCCTTGACAACCTCCTCCCACTTCTGGCAGCGACACCAGCACCTGGTGCGACGCATTGCTTGCTGCTGCATATGGGCCTTGGCTGCCATCATCCCTTTGCCAGAGGTGTCCCACATGGAGTTAATTCAAAGCATTGAGCCAATATGTTTCTTCATGGCCCCCCTGGAGACCTACGACAGCTGGGCCCTTGCTCTCACCCTGCTCACTGCCCTCATTGGGTTCCTCATTCCCTTCTCCATCATGGCAGTCTTCAACATACTGACGGCGAGGCACATCAAGCGCAGCGACAAGCCTGAGGGCAGGAAGCACTGCCGTGTCATCTACGCCTACATTGCCGTCTTCCTAGTGAGCTGGCTGCCGTTCCACCTGGTTTTGCTTTTGCTGACGCTCGAAGGTACCAGCATCTTCCTGCACTGCCACGTTTTGGACTTCCTCTACTTCTTCTATGATATCATAGACTGCTTCACCCTTCTCCATTGTGTGGTCAACCCCATTCTGTACAACTTCCTGAGCAAGAACTTCAAAGGGAAGCTAATCTCTGCTGTGGTCAGGTACATCCCCAAAGACCAAATGGATCGAAAGGGGGGCGATGGGTCCTCTTCTAACACCCAACATTCCATTGTCATAGCAAAAGAGAACACCTTGCCAAATTAAAAGCGCGCTTGATTTGGTTTATTGCTGTGGTTCCACAACACGATTCTGCGTATTCAGACATTCTCTCTCGCTAGCAAAGGGACGTCTTCAGTAAGAAcctctttgcacacacacacaccctgcatatCAGTGCTTCTTGAAATCTTGGGAAAGCAGGGCCATACAGGGTGAAATATGGTGGAGATTATATGCTGCTGTGCCCTGTTTTCTAGTAACCCTCATCCAATTCCCCACCTCAAAGAAAATAGCTATGGAAATAAATGTTCTGATTTCTGCTACCCTGTATATTTTTATGATTATTTGGAAGATATAGATTTCTGTGAATTTCCTCTTATTTGTGGAGAGTTTTGAATGAAAATTACATTCTAAAAACATGAGGGTGTCTTGATCATTAAATAGATGGCACAAAGACTGTAATTCTGCTCCTGCAACGGTGGGACAGGGACTGCCAAGGTCCTTTTGTGTGCATCCAACTAGTTACTTCTTGTGGCTGTGGAACCAGGATATCGACAATTCCCTTCTAGCAGTTTGTGCGCAGGcagccttttatttaaaaaaagttgtcACCACAGAGACATTTACACCCAGAGATGCCAGCCTGAGGTTGGAGAAGGGAAGGCAATGCTGGGGCTACAGACCTCTCCTAAGGGAATGCTGGTGCCTGGGATTTATCTCCCAAGGGAATGCACTCCCACCTTGAAAACTCTGTTGTCCTTTTTGGTAGAGTCAGAAAACGTGATGATTCAGTTCCCAAGTTAACCCAGGAGCATTGCTGTTCCAGTCACTGAATCAAGAAGCTTCTGCTAACCCTATTGACAGGGTTCCAGCCCAGTGGTGCCtaataaagcttttaaaaatggaagttgAGGATCTGAGGGCCTGTTCACAAAACCAAGGACTCAGATTTTAGCTCAAAAAACATATTTGCAAAGGCATGTAAAAAACTGGATCCTTGCATGTGATGAGAGATTGCACAACCATGGAGTGGGTGCCAACATATGGAGGTGGGATTTGGTGGAGTTGGGGTGCCAGGCTGCCAAAACGTTCAAATAATAATGTGAATAGGCCTTCGCGTTTTTATCATGGAATCTGCCACATAAACGTGGGATAAATGGACATGTGATTTGGAGATCCCTCATTCTaaagtggggacccaggtggcgctgtgggttaaaccacagagtctagggcttgctgatcagaaggttggcggttcgaatccctgcaacggggtgagctcccgttgttcggtcccagctcctgcccacctagcagtttgaaagcacatcaaagtgcaagtagataaatagggactgctccggtgggaaggtaaacggtgtttccgtgcgctgctctggttcgccagaagcagctttgtcatgctggccacatgacccggaagctgtctgcggacaaacgccggctccctcggcctatagaacgagatgagcgccgcaaccccagggtcggacacgactggacctgatggtcaggggccctttactgTTCTAAAGTGAGAGTTAAGTGGTTATAGGAAGGCACATGTTCCTAGAGGTCAAGGTCAGACATGAGAGGAAGCACTGAGCAAAATGTTCTCAGCGTTTCCTATGTAATACCACTTTGGCCTTTATTACAGCAAGAATTGTGTTGGGGCACAGATCCAGGCCAAGTATATTCTCAGAACAATATGAACAGAAGGTAAAAGAGGAGGTTACTACAACTGCTAGAAGATAACAAATCACTTAAAAATAGCACTCTTATCCAAGGGCTGAAGGACATAAGTGAAcatctggattattatttttaaaaaaatacttggaTAAAGTTTAGGGAAGGAAGACAGGATGTTTATAACATATTGAGTTGACTTTTGCATTTGAATGTTATCTAAAAGTATTTATGAACTGCCCGGCCAAAGGTTTTTCAGGCCAAGGCAGGAAAAGTTAATTCCAAACCATTTTTGATCAGAAATGACCCAACACATTGGTTCCTTTGCAGGGGGTAGAGAGACCCAAACATTTTCCCCAATACTGGCAAAAATATAACAGTTACAGGTCTGTATGTATGAATAtagaaacaaaggaagctgccctatacaggGAGACTATtcgtccacctagctcagtactgtctactacactgactggaagcagctcttcaGGCTTGCAGGCAGCAGTCTCTTGCAGGCCTACTTGGGATTGCTCAGGATTGAActtggagccttctgcatgcaaagcagcctcTCTTTGTGCAAGGCATTTACAGAAGTCAGGAGCACCAGTAGCCCAGAGCAGAGTCATTTGGCATAGGCAGAAGACTCAGGTGAGCAGTCTCTGTTATCATTTGATCTGAAAATATTTCCATAGCGTGTCAACCACAAACTATGAACAATGCACCAAACTCGagtttttcattttattattctaAATAAAAACCACACTTTTGTGCCAAATGATGGGAGTATAAAAGAATTCGATGTACAATGATTTTAGACATctacttttttttctttgagGAAGAAAGGTTTTACAAAATGTACAAACTTTACAGCAAATAGATATTAAACACTTAAATAACCAGGTCAGTACCTACAATTAACTTAACCAAAAGGTTAGACAGCAATCACAAtgctctgctttgtttttgttttgttttatttcaagaCATCTGgatctttggaggaaaagggagAGGGCATGGTTTTGAGTTCACAAAAATAAGAGCAATAATAAAGCATTAGTCTCCAAAAAACATTGCTGTTTATTATTTTCAAAGCTTTCTGTGTTAGACTGGAACACCTTTTCCATgcctgaaacaccccccccccctactgtgGCGGTAATGGTAGG
Above is a window of Zootoca vivipara chromosome 2, rZooViv1.1, whole genome shotgun sequence DNA encoding:
- the GPR182 gene encoding G-protein coupled receptor 182; protein product: MGEPDHLLPFNEYGEYHNLTELAHLLNYTFNYCNLGLDESVKRVFLFVLYLVIFVVGLVENLLVIWVNWQTRSHKNLINLYIFNMAIADLGVILSLPVWMLEVMLDYTWLWGSFLCHFTHYFYFANMFSSIFFLTCLSVDRYVSLTTSSHFWQRHQHLVRRIACCCIWALAAIIPLPEVSHMELIQSIEPICFFMAPLETYDSWALALTLLTALIGFLIPFSIMAVFNILTARHIKRSDKPEGRKHCRVIYAYIAVFLVSWLPFHLVLLLLTLEGTSIFLHCHVLDFLYFFYDIIDCFTLLHCVVNPILYNFLSKNFKGKLISAVVRYIPKDQMDRKGGDGSSSNTQHSIVIAKENTLPN